From the genome of Candidatus Parvarchaeota archaeon:
CATAGACAAGCTTGTTGAGTTCGGCCTCGGACATAAAATCACACCTTCTCCACTTTGGAGATGTTAATTTTGCTTCTTGGCAGCTTATGATTGGAGCCAAGGTCACATAAAGCTTTCTCTTTTGCAAGCTTCTCGCTTTGGGCCTCAAGCTCCAGCACAAACTGCTTTTCAACGCCGCTTATGGACATTGTGCCTTCAACAAAAAATTTCATGTTCACACCTCAAAACATATGTTACTGGATTCCCCTGTTCCAAATTCGCAAAGATACGTGCCATTGCACCCTCAGACAAGCCCGAGGCTTGACTCAATCCTGGCAAGTTCAAACCCAGACGTGGCCTCGCCGACAAGGGCTCCAGTCGAATTGGCAACTATTCCAAGTTTGGGAAACGGGGTGCCCATGTTGCAGGTCCCCACGCCGCCTTCCACCTTGAGCACCGAGGAAATGAACTTGAGCTCCTGCTCGCTTGACTCGTTGTGCGCCACAAACCCTTTGTTTGTGGCTGCAACGCAGCAGCCAACAGTTTCCATTCCCGCAATATCCGATTGCACCACTTCCACGCCAAGGGCGTCTGAAATACGCGAAAGGCAGGCCTTTGGAAGCAGCGGGTTTGCAACTGCGCCATAATCGTTTGCAGCTATGTTGTTGCCGCAGGCGTTCCGGTTGCACTCAAGCACGCACACATTGAGCCCCTCTTTTTTAAGTGCGGCCATTTCATTTTGCTCAATGCAGTCTGGCACCACAATGCCATTGGAATTCATTGAACAATAGAGGCCAAGCAGGCTTGAGGAACAGACGCTTGCCTCAACAAGCGTTGTGCCAAGAACCCCTAATTTTCCAGGCATCTTTTGGTGCAGGCCCCTTGGAACTAGAGTGAGCTTGTCGGAAGTGCAAAAGTAAAGGCCCACAAACTGGTTGCCTTCATAAGCGCATTTGTTGGTTGCCATCTGCCGCACTTCTTTCAATTTTTATTGTTTTGCGCCCAGGCTGCAAATGCCTTGGCTCAGGCCCTGCCCTTGCCCTGAGTGCTTTGCGCGGGGCTTTGTTTTGTGGCCTGGACAGGCTGCGTTTTTGGCGCGCTTGCCTGTGACGCCTGCTTGCCTGTTGTTGCGCTTGGCTTTTGCTGCGCAGCAGGCTTTGGGACAGGCGCAGTCCCTGCCGCAGGAGCCTTTGCCGTTGCCTCTTTTGTTTGCGCCGGCTCTTTTGCCCCTTGCGCTGCTGCCTTCTTTTCGCTTTTCTTTACGACCTTGAATTGCAAGCCCTGGGGCTTTTCCTCAACCAGGCCCGCCTTTACAACAAGGCCTTCCTTGACCGCCCGAATCTTGATTTTCCTTGGCGGCTTTTCCATTCCATGAGACCAGACAAGGCCATTTAGCTGGTTTGAGATGCGAACGTCCGAGGCCTCGGCTTTCATGTGCCTTGCCACAAAGTTCTCAAGCAGGTCCATTGCATACCGCGCGCGCCGCGTCCGTATGTGCGAATATGCCTTGCTAAGGTTCACTGTATAAATCCTTTCCAATTTGTCTGCCATAAAATCACTCCTTGCAAATGAAAACTGCCCGCGCCTAGCCGCTTATCCTAAGCTTCTGGCGCCTCCATGCCCTTCGATTCCTGTTGTGCGAAATCCTCCTGTTGGTTTTTGCTATCACAAAAATCGGTATCCGCCGATTCTGCTTTAGTGCGTGCCCAAGCCTTGCCTTTTTTTCAGGAGATTTGATTTTACCCATCGAAAACACCTGCCGAGATTTTTTGAAAACTTATTGTCCCATGAAGCCCGATTGCCCCATAAAGAGCTCATTTGTGCTTAAACTCAATTGTTGGCTCGTGCCTTGCACTCATTTTTGACAGAAGCTGTATTATCTGCCCCTCGCTTATCTTGCCCTGGAGCCGCCCCGACTGCGCTATGTATGCGATGGATGACACGAGCTGCTCATACATCTGCGCATTTGCAATCTTCACGTTCATGACGCGCTCATACGCCGCAGGCTCAAGCACGCGCTGCAAAAGCGCCTTTTTTTGCGCTTCGAGTGCAGCTTGCTGCTGCATTCTTGCATACCTTTCCTGGAGCTTCCTTGAACTTATGCCTTCGTGCTCTTGTGACATTTCAACCAGCCGTATCCATATGGGAAAATCAGGCTGCCTTGTTTTGGCCGGCAAGCTCGCGCGCTACCGAATCCAGAAGCTTTTTGCCCTTGCCTGTAATTCCCCTGCCGACCTTTTTCTTCTCGATTAGGCCAAGCTTCTCAAGCTGCTGGAAGCCGCGCCTAATGATTGAGCCTGACGCGTCCCTGTGCTTTTCAGGCTTGACGCCCCTGTTTTTGCGCCCGCCGTAGTGGGTCCTAAGGGAGTTGACGCCAACAAGCTCGTTGACATAGGCCTGGCGCAAAAGTGACGCGCAGCGGACAAAGAAAAAGTCCCCGCTTTGCGCAAGGCGCATCTTGTCTGGGCCTGACTTGACAAAGTCAATGTAAGATGGCTTTGCAATCCCAAGCTCCTTGAGTTTTTTTGCCGTCGCCTCTATTAGCATGTTTGGTTTTATGTCGTAAACTGTCACCATTTCAACACCCCTGAAATAGGATTTGCGCAATAAGGCTTTTTTGGGCATTGCACAGGCCAGCTGTAAGCCAGAATGCCTTGAATGCCTTTGCGCGCTTTTTCTATTTACTTCCAGACTGGATTCTAGATAAATAGGGTATTTATTTGCCACACCTAGGTATTTAAACATGATGCTAGGGGCCGAGGAAAAACTTCACGGCCATTTTGGCAAAAAGGCAGGCAGGAAAGTGCAGCCCAATTTATTTATTTGTCATTGGATAAACTAAATCCATGGCAGGCAACAAAAGCAGCCTTGATGCAATCCGAAGCGGGATTAATTTATTGGCTGGCAGGAGAAAGGTGACCATTGTTGCAGTGTCCAAAGGAAAAAGCCCCCAGGAGATTGGAGACCTTTACGTGCAGGGGATGCGCGATTTTGGCGAGAACAGGCTTGACGAAGCCCTTGAAAAAATGAGGCAGTGCGCGGAGCTTGGGCTTGAAGGCATTGTGTGGCATTTCATAGGCACTGTCCAG
Proteins encoded in this window:
- a CDS encoding 50S ribosomal protein L18a; amino-acid sequence: MKFFVEGTMSISGVEKQFVLELEAQSEKLAKEKALCDLGSNHKLPRSKINISKVEKV
- the rpl39e gene encoding 50S ribosomal protein L39e (part of the polypeptide exit tunnel in the 50S ribosomal complex), translated to MGKIKSPEKKARLGHALKQNRRIPIFVIAKTNRRISHNRNRRAWRRQKLRISG
- a CDS encoding 30S ribosomal protein S19e, with translation MVTVYDIKPNMLIEATAKKLKELGIAKPSYIDFVKSGPDKMRLAQSGDFFFVRCASLLRQAYVNELVGVNSLRTHYGGRKNRGVKPEKHRDASGSIIRRGFQQLEKLGLIEKKKVGRGITGKGKKLLDSVARELAGQNKAA
- a CDS encoding translation initiation factor IF-6, whose amino-acid sequence is MATNKCAYEGNQFVGLYFCTSDKLTLVPRGLHQKMPGKLGVLGTTLVEASVCSSSLLGLYCSMNSNGIVVPDCIEQNEMAALKKEGLNVCVLECNRNACGNNIAANDYGAVANPLLPKACLSRISDALGVEVVQSDIAGMETVGCCVAATNKGFVAHNESSEQELKFISSVLKVEGGVGTCNMGTPFPKLGIVANSTGALVGEATSGFELARIESSLGLV